Proteins from a single region of Streptomyces sp. HUAS 15-9:
- a CDS encoding acyltransferase family protein — translation MREPTLRRAPTGMLNGIRQGARRVDTATPASRDRAVDALRAMAILGVVLGHWLVTALVADDGSLHAASPLQHMPWLAPVSWAFQTLAVFFLVGGHVATRGHASARARGTTYGEWLRGRLSRLFGPVAALLTLWTAAAAGLLVSGARFETIHTLVKLALSPLWFLLVFAALTAATPLVTRLNPLWPLAVVIHVDLLRFGLGGVPSWLGWVNVAAGWLVPYTLGAAWTRGELEGRRAGWVLFAGGTVVTAVLVVWAGYPASMVGVPGTAISNLNPPTLAAVTFGLAQCGLALLLRDRLRRAMARPVTWAAVALVNLSAMTIFLWHQTALMATTAATLPAGPLPGLHTVPDQLTWVAARLACLPLFALSLTLCWTAFRSYEQGPRRPRNRPSRVIRRHSHPHRAEPKKSRHA, via the coding sequence ATGCGTGAGCCGACCCTGCGCCGCGCGCCGACAGGGATGCTGAACGGGATACGGCAGGGCGCCCGCCGTGTGGACACCGCCACGCCCGCCTCCCGGGACCGTGCCGTCGACGCCCTGCGCGCCATGGCGATCCTCGGTGTCGTCCTCGGCCACTGGCTGGTCACGGCCCTGGTCGCGGACGACGGCTCGCTGCACGCGGCAAGTCCGTTGCAGCACATGCCCTGGCTGGCGCCAGTCTCCTGGGCCTTCCAGACTCTCGCCGTCTTCTTCCTGGTGGGTGGCCATGTGGCGACCCGCGGCCATGCCTCCGCCCGGGCACGCGGAACGACCTACGGCGAGTGGCTGCGCGGCCGCCTGTCCCGGCTGTTCGGGCCGGTGGCCGCGCTGCTGACCCTGTGGACGGCGGCGGCGGCGGGCCTGCTCGTCTCGGGCGCCCGGTTCGAAACGATCCACACCCTCGTCAAACTGGCCCTGTCCCCGCTGTGGTTCCTGCTGGTCTTCGCGGCCCTGACGGCGGCGACCCCGCTGGTGACCCGACTCAACCCGCTGTGGCCCCTGGCCGTCGTCATCCACGTGGACCTCCTCCGATTCGGGTTGGGCGGCGTCCCGTCCTGGCTCGGCTGGGTGAACGTGGCGGCGGGCTGGCTGGTGCCCTACACCCTGGGCGCGGCCTGGACCCGCGGCGAGCTGGAGGGCCGCAGAGCGGGCTGGGTCCTGTTCGCGGGCGGTACGGTGGTCACCGCGGTGCTGGTCGTGTGGGCGGGCTATCCGGCGTCGATGGTCGGCGTCCCCGGCACGGCGATCTCGAATCTCAACCCCCCGACCCTGGCGGCCGTCACCTTCGGACTGGCCCAGTGCGGCCTTGCCCTGCTGCTCCGCGACCGGCTGCGCCGTGCGATGGCCCGCCCGGTGACCTGGGCCGCGGTGGCGCTGGTCAACCTCTCCGCGATGACGATCTTCCTCTGGCACCAGACGGCGCTCATGGCCACGACGGCCGCGACCCTCCCGGCCGGCCCGCTGCCCGGCCTGCACACCGTCCCCGACCAGCTGACCTGGGTGGCGGCCCGGCTGGCCTGCCTCCCCTTGTTCGCCTTGTCCCTGACCCTGTGCTGGACGGCCTTCCGCTCCTACGAACAGGGCCCGCGCCGCCCCAGGAACCGCCCTTCCCGGGTGATCCGCCGCCACTCCCACCCGCACCGAGCGGAACCGAAGAAGTCCCGCCATGCCTAA
- a CDS encoding alpha/beta hydrolase family protein: protein MRPAAHRWPRALLAVLITAAVVVPLSAAARPEVPAPAPAVLAPPTAATLGEAYAANRANAAEAAGMAAAHADRHRAAADRALAAPSRQLLVFDGRGSGRATEVLGDLARAERIAILVPGSDTSIDTYDRFHRAAAALYTELTRRAPAGSRVAVVAWLGYDTPGTISTTVTTTSCAEQAAPQLRAFIREVRDVVGEEPRVSAVCHSYGSVVCGRAAAGLDIDDLVLVGSPGTGAGSAAALNTPARIWAARGSDDWVADVPHVSTELFDTTIGFGTDPVSPAFGARVFDAADADHSSYFTPGSTVLANLARITLGETSEVTHA from the coding sequence ATGCGCCCCGCCGCCCACCGATGGCCCCGCGCCCTCCTCGCCGTGCTCATCACCGCCGCCGTCGTGGTCCCCCTCTCCGCCGCTGCCCGACCGGAGGTCCCCGCCCCGGCCCCGGCCGTCCTCGCCCCGCCGACGGCGGCCACGCTGGGGGAGGCGTACGCAGCCAACCGTGCCAACGCCGCCGAAGCCGCCGGTATGGCGGCCGCGCACGCCGACCGTCACCGCGCCGCCGCGGACCGCGCGCTGGCCGCCCCGTCCCGGCAGCTGCTCGTCTTCGACGGCCGCGGCTCCGGCCGGGCCACGGAGGTCCTCGGGGACCTGGCCCGTGCCGAGCGCATCGCGATCCTGGTCCCCGGCTCCGACACCTCCATAGACACCTACGACCGCTTCCACAGAGCCGCGGCCGCCCTGTACACCGAGCTCACCCGCCGCGCGCCCGCCGGCAGCCGGGTGGCGGTCGTCGCCTGGCTCGGCTACGACACCCCGGGCACGATCAGCACCACGGTCACCACCACGAGCTGCGCCGAACAGGCCGCGCCCCAACTACGCGCGTTCATACGAGAGGTGCGCGACGTCGTGGGCGAGGAGCCGCGCGTCTCCGCCGTGTGCCACTCCTACGGCTCGGTCGTGTGCGGCCGCGCCGCCGCCGGCCTGGACATCGACGACCTCGTCCTCGTCGGCAGCCCCGGCACCGGCGCCGGCTCCGCCGCCGCGCTGAACACGCCGGCCCGTATCTGGGCGGCCCGTGGTTCCGACGACTGGGTGGCGGATGTCCCGCACGTCAGCACCGAACTGTTCGACACCACCATCGGCTTCGGCACCGACCCGGTCTCCCCGGCCTTCGGCGCCCGCGTCTTCGACGCCGCTGACGCCGACCACAGCAGCTACTTCACTCCGGGCTCGACCGTCCTCGCCAACCTGGCCCGGATCACCCTCGGCGAGACCTCAGAGGTGACCCATGCGTGA